The following are encoded together in the Onychostoma macrolepis isolate SWU-2019 chromosome 03, ASM1243209v1, whole genome shotgun sequence genome:
- the card11 gene encoding caspase recruitment domain-containing protein 11 translates to MENGGSMNLLDYGEVLWENAEKNRYILCRFVNPNKLTSYLRQCKVIDEQDEDEVLNSRLLESKVNRAGRLLDILHTKGERGYVVFLESLELYYPDLYKLVTGKEPTRRCSTIVVEEGQEGLIQFLMNEVIKLQQQSKAKDVQRVDIITKCRTLEDEHKKLRLANQELQTFQERYNKMKEERNNYNDELMKVKDDNYQLAMRYAQLSEEKNMAVMRSRDLQLEIDQLKHKLNKVEEECKMERRQSLKLKNDIENRPRKEQIFELERENEVLKIKLQELQSIIQPGPLPDSDKAILDILEHDRQEALEDRQELVNRLYNLHEEIRQAEELRDKYLEEKEDLELKCSTLVKDCEMYKNRMNTVMVQLEEVERERDQAFKSRDDAQHLVSQCLIDKDKYRKQIRELEERSDELQIEIVRKEAKIVNLECKLRRMAKENGLDQSLPRDITPLIIAQHFGQPDGNTGGPSEDSGEDTVDDQEPKLQRRCNLKGRINRPKSPAAGPKSPQFPAMPFTNGDLLEPAATDSTSLNSASAVISPAEICYKNLRCRNDSILSTVPEPPDQNSIVRRSKENPNSPYKCIPISDTADTDSGDNADMDDHDLDFSSYGPSSIHSSSSSHQSETMDSYDLEQVNNIFRKFSLERPFRPSLTSGPPQNTLRPVQSLFLSGENLLSDITLIGGNDSGIFVSSVQSGSETDQSGVKVGHHLLMLEGNVRGEAQSVALDTCTKEEAHWTLQRCTGQVHLHYKSNYDGYRRLLKDIEDGTVVSGDSFYIRLNLNISSQLDNCSLNVRCDEVLHVLDTMHQGKCEWLCARVDPFTNKDTERGTIPSYSRAQQLLLVKIQKLMCRGVREEVETLRGLRNTLQPEEPTPSQDPKSSPRMSRASVFIFQLLQFVSRVDNKYKRMNSSERVRIVNGGNPSSVSRPGFETLRPEDTSDSESDLNKSLNLIPYSLVTPHQCQRKRPVLFTPNVLAKTIVQKFLNLGGAMEFNICKPDIVTKDEFLMKQKIEPIIYSKEKQACTYECITPENIEAVAFKNKHCLLEADLSCVKDLLRREIYPIVIFIKICDRNMKKLRRLPLKVDSEEEFLKMCRSKEKELETLPCLYASVEPDSWGGVEDLVRIIKDKIFEEQKKTVWVEQDLL, encoded by the exons ATGGAGAACGGAGGCTCAATGAACTTGCTAGACTACGGGGAGGTGTTGTGGGAAAATGCCGAGAAGAACCGGTACATCTTGTGCCGTTTCGTCAACCCCAACAAGCTGACCTCATATCTGCGCCAATGCAAGGTCATCGACGAACAAGACGAAGATGAGGTGCTCAACTCTCGCCTGCTGGAGTCCAAAGTCAACCGAGCAG GTCGGTTGTTGGATATCCTGCACACAAAGGGAGAGCGAGGCTATGTGGTTTTTCTAGAGAGTCTAGAGTTGTACTACCCTGACCTCTACAAACTCGTCACGGGGAAGGAGCCTACACGCAGATGTTCCACTATAGTCG TGGAAGAGGGCCAGGAAGGGCTAATCcagtttttaatgaatgaagtCATAAAGCTTCAGCAGCAGTCCAAGGCTAAAGACGTGCAGCGGGTGGACATCATCACCAAATGCCGCACACTAGAAGATGAGCACAAGAAGCTACGACTGGCCAACCAGGAGCTGCAGACTTTCCAGGAACGTTACAATAAGATGAAAGAAGAGCGTAATAACTATAACGATGAGCTTATGAAGGTGAAGGACGACAACTATCAGCTGGCTATGCGATATGCCCAGCTCAGCGAGGAGAAGAATATGGCCGTGATGAGGAGCCGAGACCTTCAGCTAGAG ATTGACCAACTAAAGCACAAGCTGAACAAGGTGGAGGAGGAGTGCAAAATGGAAAGGAGGCAATCTCTGAAATTGAAGAATGACATTGAGAACCGACCTCGGAAAGAGCAGATATTTGAGCTGGAGCGAGAGAATGAGGTCTTGAAGATCAAACTCCAGGAGTTGCAGTCCATCATACAG CCCGGGCCTCTACCTGATTCAGACAAGGCCATCTTGGATATCCTGGAGCATGACCGACAGGAGGCTCTAGAGGATCGTCAGGAGCTAGTCAACAGACTCTATAACCTGCACGAAGAGATCCGACAGGCCGAGGAGCTCCGTGACAAG TACCTGGAAGAGAAGGAGGACCTTGAATTGAAGTGCTCCACTTTGGTGAAGGACTGCGAAATGTACAAGAACCGCATGAATACGGTCATGGTGCAGCTGGAAGAGGTTGAACGTGAGCGGGACCAG GCTTTCAAGTCAAGAGATGATGCCCAACACCTCGTGTCTCAATGTCTGATTGACAAAGACAAGTATCGCAAGCAAATACGGGAGTTGGAAGAGAGGAGCGATGAACTTCAAATTGAAATCGTACGCAAAGAAGCCAAGATAGTCAACCTGGAGTGCAAACTGAGACGGATGGCCAAAGAAAATGGTTTGGATCAG AGTCTGCCGCGAGACATTACTCCACTAATTATAGCTCAGCACTTTGGGCAACCTGATGGAAATACAGGAGGACCTTCAGAGGACTCTGGAGAAGACACTGTTGATGATCAAGAGCCTAAGCTTCAACGCAGATGTAACCTTAAGGGCAGA ATTAACAGACCAAAATCTCCAGCCGCTGGACCCAAAAGTCCTCAGTTCCCag CCATGCCTTTCACAAATGGAGATCTGTTAGAACCTGCAGCCACTGACAGCACAAGTCTTAACAGTGCCAGTGCAGTGATTTCTCCTGCAGAGATCTGCTATAAAAAT CTGCGATGCCGTAATGACAGTATCTTGTCCACCGTGCCTGAGCCACCAGACCAGAACTCCATTGTTAGGAGAAGCAAGGAGAACCCAAACTCTCCATACAAATG TATTCCCATTTCAGACACTGCAGATACTGACAGTGGAGACAATGCCGACATGG ATGACCATGACTTAGACTTTTCCTCCTACGGGccttcatccatccattcatcttcatcttccCACCAGTCTGAGACAATGGACTCGTATGATCTGGAGCAAGTCAATAACATCTTCAGGAAATTCTCTTTGGAGAG ACCGTTTCGTCCTTCATTGACATCGGGCCCTCCGCAAAACACATTGCGGCCAGTGCAAAGCCTTTTTCTCTCTGGAGAAAACCTTCTATCGGACATCACTCTGATTGGTGGAAATGATAGCGGCATCTTTGTGTCCTCTGTCCAGTCCGGTTCTGAAACAGACCAGTCCGGAGTTAAAGTCGGACATCATCTTTTAATG TTGGAAGGCAATGTTCGTGGAGAAGCTCAGAGTGTGGCTTTGGACACCTGCACCAAAGAGGAAGCTCACTGGACCCTGCAGAGATGCACCGGACAAGTGCATCTCCATTACAAGTCTAACTATGATG GCTACAGGCGGCTGCTGAAGGACATTGAAGATGGCACAGTGGTATCCGGAGACTCTTTCTACATCCGTCTTAATCTGAACATCTCCAGCCAGTTGGACAACTGCTCACTGAATGTACGATGCGACGAGGTGCTCCATGTTCTGGACACCATGCACCAGGGCAAATGCGAGTGGCTGTGCGCCCGTGTTGACCCTTTCACCAACAAGGACACGGAGAGAGGCACCATACCGAGCTACTCCAG AGCCCAGCAGCTCCTCTTGGTGAAGATTCAGAAGCTGATGTGTCGAGGAGTTCGAGAGGAAGTCGAGACTCTGCGAGGACTCCGG AACACTCTACAACCTGAGGAGCCCACACCATCTCAAGACCCCAAGTCTAGTCCACGCATGTCCAGAGCCAGTGTCTTCATCTTTCAGTTATTACAG TTTGTCAGCAGGGTGGATAACAAGTACAAGAGGATGAACAGCAGTGAGCGTGTCCGCATTGTCAATGGAGGAAATCCATCATCAGTTTCCAGACCAGGTTTTGAGACGCTGAGGCCTGAGG ACACATCTGACTCAGAGAGCGACTTAAACAAGAGCTTGAATCTGATCCCGTACAGTCTAGTGACTCCACATCAATGCCAGCGTAAAAGACCCGTCCTCTTCACCCCCAATGTCCTAGCCAAGACCATCGTCCAGAAGTTCCTTAATCTTGGAGGTGCTATGGAGTTCAATATATGCAAACCAG ACATTGTGACAAAAGATGAATTCCTCATGAAACAGAAGATAGAGCCCATCATTTATTCCAAAGAAAAGCAGGCATGCACATATGAGTGCATCACCCCAGAAAACATTGAAGCGGTTGCCTTCAAG AATAAGCACTGTCTCCTGGAAGCTGATCTGAGCTGTGTGAAAGACTTGTTGAGGAGAGAGATCTACCCCATCGTGATCTTCATCAAAATCTGTGACAGGAACATGAAAAAATTAAG GAGGCTCCCTCTGAAGGTGGACTCTGAGGAGGAGTTCTTGAAGATGTGTCGCTCTAAGGAGAAGGAGCTGGAGACGCTGCCGTGCTTGTATGCGAGTGTGGAGCCTGACTCTTGGGGTGGGGTGGAGGATCTCGTCAGGATCATCAAGGACAAGATTTTTGAGGAGCAGAAGAAGACGGTCTGGGTGGAGCAGGACCTGCTGTGA